AAAAAATAGCCCGTTAAGTAAAGCTTAGGTTAGCGTTGGCATTGATTACAATAAATCGTGTTGCGCTGGCCGATCTTCATCGCTTGTAATACTTCACCACATTTCGGGCACGCCTTACCAGCCTTACCATACACTTGCAGTTCCTGCACAAAATAACCCGGTTTACCATCCGTCTGAGTAAAGTCTTTCAGTGTCGTACCGCCTTGTTCAATGGCTTTCGCTAATACTTGTTTCACCTCTTCCACGAGTACCTTATAACGCTGTAAAGACACCTTGCCCGCGGCACGTTTTGGACTAATCCCAGCAGAGAATAATGCTTCATTGGCATAAATATTACCTACACCCACCACGATATGGTTATCCATTAGAAATGACTTAACCGGTACTTTTCGTGATCGCGAGCGCTCAAATAAACGTTGTGCAGTAAACGCATCGGTCAACGGTTCCGGTCCTAAACTGGCTAATAATTTATGTTCAAGCACATCGCCGACTTGCCACAACACCGAACCAAATCGCCTAGGATCGTTCAGGCGAAGACATTTACCAGAATCCAATACTATGTCTACATGATCATGCTTTTCGACTGTCACGGTCGAATCAAGCACTCTTAAACTACCAGACATACCTAGATGAATGATGATTGTGCCCTTTTCAGTCTCGAGTAATAAATATTTGGCTCGGCGACGTACGCTTGTCACTGTACAGCCCACCGCATCCTGTATCGCGATTGGCACTGGCCAACGTAATTGTGCATTACGCACAACTATCTTAGTAATTTGTGCATTTTCGAGATAAGGGGCAATGCCTTGACGGCTTACTTCAACTTCCGGTAATTCAGGCATGTGTAATCCAGTATATGAGAACTTAATCTGTTGATGGTAAAAAAGGGAAATAAACAAGATAACTAGCGAGGTAATAAAACTTGTAATTCAGACTCATCTATTTGCAATAACTTACCCTGCCAATTTTGTAGCAGATAGCCACCATCAATTTGGTATAAAATCAGCGTAATCGGCTCTGATAAGTTCGCCAGTTCGAAAGATATATTAATGCCGTAGGCCAAATTAGCAATCACAATATCGTTAACCACAGGCTTAAATGTGGCCGTTTCCCACGCTTTAATAATTTGTTTAAGTTGCGGTTGTGAAAGTCCTAACTCCGGTAACGTAGCAAGTTGGCTACCCACACGCTGGATCTGGATATTATCAAACTGCATCGACAATACAACAGCATGAGCAGGTAACGCCGTTTGGTATTGACCAGCAGACTCATCACCTTCTATTTTTTTTCCTGAATATTGAAATACCAGCATCATCGCCAGTACCGCAAATATCAATACGTTATTCCAACCTCGTCGTGATAACTGCACATTAAATCCTTCTAATTCTCTGATATCGCATCTTGAAGTAGTTTGGGTATATACATCAATAAGTATATGCAAATTACGTGAAAATGTCGGATTGGGCAAGATAGAAACAAGGAATTTTAGGCAAAAAAAAACCCAGCAAAAGCTGAGTTTTCAATATTTGAACATAAAACCAAAGATTACTTGATTTTACCTTCTTTGTACATAACGTGCTTACGAATAACTGGATCAAATTTTTTGATTTCCATTTTTTCAGGCATGTTTTTTTTGTTTTTATCAGTGGTATAGAAGTGACCTGTACCAGCAGATGAATTCAGACGAATTTTATCGCGCATAATAGAGTTCCTTAAACCTTCTCACCACGGGCACGCATTTCAGCAAGAACTGAATCGATACCCTTTTTATCAATAATACGCATACCTTTACAAGTAAGGCGTAACTTTACAAAGCGGTTTTCGCTCTCAACCCAAAAACGGTGTGTATGTAGGTTTGGCAAAAAACGGCGACGAGTGCGGTTTTTTGCGTGAGAAACGTTATTACCAACAGCTGGTTTTTTACCAGTGACTTGGCATACTTTAGACATGTCGTCTTCTCCAAATATTTTCTTGCTCGAGCAAATATACAGCGTCTTGTTGGCCGTCGCCCAAGACGCGTGCTAAAGGCGGCATTTTATACAGTAAATTAAAACATAGAGCAAGCTTTTTATATTTCTCAGATGGTCATAAATATAAAATTCATACCCATCCTCGCTCTGCAAAGCTCGCTATGTCACTGTCACCTATAACAAAATGATCGAGGACTTTAACATCAATTAATTGTAAGGCTGAAATAAGTTTATCTGTGATCATACGATCTGCACGGCTGGGTTCAGCAATGCCAGAAGGATGATTATGGGCAAATATTACTGCCGCAGCATTTCTTTCTAACGCTTTTTTAACCACAACTCTCGGATAAACACTAGCACTGTCTATTGTGCCATAAAACAACTCTTCAAAGCGAATAACTCGGTGCTTATTGTCTAAAAATAATACCGCAAAGACTTCATTAGGCTGATCGCGTAATTTTGCGCGTATGTAATCTCGACTTTCTTGGGGGTTAGTTAACACATCACCGCGCTCTAACTTTTCGGCCAAAAAGCGCCGAGACATCTCAACAGTGGCTTGTAATTGTACATATTTTGCCACGCCTAATCCCTTCGTTTGACAGAATTCATGTTCACTCGCAGCAAACAAGGATCTTAACGTGCCAAATTCAGCTAAAATATGCCGAGCCAACATCACCACATTCGTCCCTTTAATACCAGTACGTAGAAAAATAGCCAATAACTCGGCATCGGATAGTGATTGTGGGCCAAACTTAACCAACTTCTCTCGGGGCATCTCATCTCTGGGTAATGCTTTTAATTTCATCTGAATTCCCATTTAACATAACATCCTGTTAGCTTAGTAATTCGATGAATAAAAGAGCTAGATAATGATAAAACAGTGAAATAGTTCAAATTTATGGATTTGATAATGACGTGTATAAAATTAATAACAAACCTTAGCATCTGATAATTTAATTATGGTATTGTTATTACGTTATTAGAA
This Moritella sp. 5 DNA region includes the following protein-coding sequences:
- the radC gene encoding DNA repair protein RadC, which codes for MKLKALPRDEMPREKLVKFGPQSLSDAELLAIFLRTGIKGTNVVMLARHILAEFGTLRSLFAASEHEFCQTKGLGVAKYVQLQATVEMSRRFLAEKLERGDVLTNPQESRDYIRAKLRDQPNEVFAVLFLDNKHRVIRFEELFYGTIDSASVYPRVVVKKALERNAAAVIFAHNHPSGIAEPSRADRMITDKLISALQLIDVKVLDHFVIGDSDIASFAERGWV
- the rpmG gene encoding 50S ribosomal protein L33, which codes for MRDKIRLNSSAGTGHFYTTDKNKKNMPEKMEIKKFDPVIRKHVMYKEGKIK
- the rpmB gene encoding 50S ribosomal protein L28 produces the protein MSKVCQVTGKKPAVGNNVSHAKNRTRRRFLPNLHTHRFWVESENRFVKLRLTCKGMRIIDKKGIDSVLAEMRARGEKV
- the mutM gene encoding bifunctional DNA-formamidopyrimidine glycosylase/DNA-(apurinic or apyrimidinic site) lyase, coding for MPELPEVEVSRQGIAPYLENAQITKIVVRNAQLRWPVPIAIQDAVGCTVTSVRRRAKYLLLETEKGTIIIHLGMSGSLRVLDSTVTVEKHDHVDIVLDSGKCLRLNDPRRFGSVLWQVGDVLEHKLLASLGPEPLTDAFTAQRLFERSRSRKVPVKSFLMDNHIVVGVGNIYANEALFSAGISPKRAAGKVSLQRYKVLVEEVKQVLAKAIEQGGTTLKDFTQTDGKPGYFVQELQVYGKAGKACPKCGEVLQAMKIGQRNTIYCNQCQR